The Medicago truncatula cultivar Jemalong A17 chromosome 4, MtrunA17r5.0-ANR, whole genome shotgun sequence genome includes a region encoding these proteins:
- the LOC112420821 gene encoding uncharacterized protein, with protein MTYGALLPSLLAQNLVQTIPPPRIPDPLPRWYSPDLHCVYHLGAPGHDVERCFALKKEVQKLINSKELTFTDPDHVVQNNPLPPHGPVVNMIQDCQDEACILYACHIKTPLVPIHVKMCEAALFSHDHEACDICSVDPRGCMQVQNDVQGLLDRKELVITREVKIKTVCVITPIFRAMKPLVVNPNSARPTGTPLVICVPRPAPPTSQKAVPYKYEGTILEPRSETTSSSDVDNIAESSRILRSGRILPTVGQKSTSIPVEETVKERSTCKGKAREQPKEVDYEDADEILKLIKRSEYRMVDQLLQTPAKIFIMSLLSSSGAHGDAPKKVLDQAFVDYDVTLGQFESIVGNVTACNSLSFSDEDLPAEGKKHNQALPISVLCKTDSLSNVLIDTGSALNVMPKSTLDQLTYSEALLRPSKVTVRAFDRTRRSVYGEIDLSISVGPHEFQVTFQVMEIQASFSCLLGRPWIHDAGAVTSTLHQKLKFESHGKLIIVSCESAFLISNISAFSVIGGNSSDGLSFQGFSAEESVGKIETCMASLKDAQRVIQEGKTEG; from the coding sequence CGCACAAAACCTGGTTCAAACAATACCGCCTCCTCGCATTCCAGACCCTCTCCCACGCTGGTACAGTCCTGACCTTCATTGTGTTTATCATCTAGGGGCACCAGGTCATGATGTGGAACGTTGTTTTGCCCTCAAGAAGGAAGTCCAAAAACTGATCAATAGCAAAGAGTTAACTTTCACCGACCCTGATCATGTAGTCCAGAACAATCCTCTGCCTCCCCATGGGCCTGTTGTTAACATGATTCAAGACTGTCAGGATGAGGCTTGCATTCTCTACGCATGTCATATCAAGACCCCTTTGGTACCAATACATGTGAAAATGTGTGAAGCGGCTCTCTTCAGCCACGATCACGAGGCTTGTGATATATGTTCGGTGGATCCCCGTGGTTGCATGCAAGTCCAGAATGACGTGCAGGGTCTCCTAGATAGAAAGGAACTTGTGATTACAAGAGAAGTCAAGATCAAAACTGTCTGTGTTATTACTCCGATATTTAGAGCCATGAAGCCGCTTGTGGTTAACCCTAATAGTGCAAGACCTACTGGGACTCCTTTGGTAATCTGTGTGCCTAGGCCCGCGCCTCCTACTTCTCAGAAAGCCGTACCCTACAAGTATGAAGGCACAATTCTAGAACCCAGAAGTGAAACCACTTCATCCTCTGATGTGGACAATATTGCCGAGAGTAGTCGGATTTTGAGAAGTGGCCGCATCCTTCCTACTGTGGGTCAGAAAAGCACTAGTATTCCAGTCGAAGAAACAGTAAAAGAACGGAGCACATGTAAAGGTAAAGCTAGGGAGCAGCCCAAAGAAGTTGACTATGAGGATGCTGATGAAATCTTAAAGTTGATCAAGAGGAGCGAATATAGGATGGTGGACCAGTTGTTACAAACCCCTGCAAAGATTTTCATAATGTCCCTGTTATCAAGCTCTGGTGCTCATGGGGATGCCCCGAAGAAAGTACTAGACCAGGcttttgtggattatgatgtgaCTTTGGGTCAGTTCGAAAGTATTGTGGGGAATGTGACCGCGTGTAACAGTCTGAGCTTCAGTGATGAAGACCTCCCGGCGGAGGGGAAGAAGCACAATCAGGCATTACCCATCTCTGTACTTTGCAAAACAGACTCCTTATCCAATGTTCTGATAGACACCGGCTCTGCTCTTAATGTGATGCCCAAATCAACCCTCGACCAATTGACATATTCCGAGGCTCTCTTGAGGCCCAGTAAAGTGACGGTGAGGGCATTTGATAGGACCAGAAGATCAGTATATGGTGAGATAGATTTGTCAATCTCAGTCGGCCCACATGAGTTTCAGGTTACTTTTCAAGTCATGGAGATCCAGGCTTCTTTCAGCTGTTTACTTGGCAGACCATGGATTCATGACGCTGGGGCAGTGACATCCACTCTCCACCAGAAGCTTAAGTTTGAAAGTCATGGGAAGCTAATTATTGTGAGTTGTGAGTCAGCCTTTTTGATCAGCAATATATCTGCGTTCTCCGTTATTGGTGGTAATAGTTCAGACGGGTTGTCATTCCAAGGGTTCTCTGCTGAAGAAAGTGTAGGCAAGATTGAGACTTGTATGGCTTCGTTGAAAGACGCCCAGAGGGTAATTCAGGAAGGCAAAACCGAAGGTTAG
- the LOC112420822 gene encoding uncharacterized protein: MIEGKEYRVKKRACKNPTKKKTKVASKGHVLLEDVQIDGDYESDELGSSDPDDSDREKGPKYEKFRKTQLCKTFQFKVGVEFSSTKEFKEAIIEWTVLNGYEIKFVKNDLIRCRVVCKKREKDDCMFLALCSQVNGQHTYRIKTWDGDHTCLKVGENRSATSKWVSKAVVPALISNENLRVTTIMDDMRRDYGVGITFGRAWKAKMIAREIIDGDATKQYSNLWRYAAEIHRASEKNTVKINVERVGPTLQPRFGSFYFCFEGCRKGFLNGCRPFIGVDGCHLKTQYGGQLLIAVGRDANDQYYPLAFGIVEVENKESWR, from the coding sequence ATGATTGAAGGTAAAGAATATAGGGTGAAAAAGAGAGCATGCAAAAATCCAaccaagaaaaagacaaaagttGCAAGTAAAGGTCATGTTCTATTAGAGGATGTTCAGATTGATGGTGATTATGAAAGTGATGAGTTGGGTAGCAGTGACCCTGATGATTCTGATAGGGAGAAAGGTCCTAAATATGAAAAGTTTAGAAAGACACAACTTTGTAAGACATTTCAGTTTAAGGTTGGAGTGGAGTTCAGTTCTACTAAGGAGTTCAAAGAAGCAATAATTGAATGGACAGTATTAAATGGATATGAAATAAAGTTTGTGAAAAATGACTTGATAAGATGTAGAGTGGTTTGTAAAAAGAGGGAAAAGGATGACTGTATGTTTTTGGCTTTATGTAGTCAAGTGAATGGCCAACACACTTATAGGATTAAGACATGGGATGGGGACCACACATGTCTTAAAGTAGGTGAAAATAGATCTGCCACATCCAAGTGGGTGTCAAAAGCTGTTGTGCCAGCTTTGATTTCTAATGAAAACTTGAGGGTCACCACTATAATGGATGACATGAGGAGGGATTATGGTGTGGGAATAACATTTGGGAGGGCATGGAAAGCTAAGATGATAGCTAGGGAAATCATTGATGGTGATGCTACCAAACAATACTCTAACTTATGGAGATATGCAGCTGAGATTCATAGGGCTTCAGAGAAAAACACAGTGAAAATAAATGTTGAAAGAGTGGGACCAACACTTCAGCCTAGATTTGGatctttctatttttgttttgaaggatgTAGGAAAGGGTTCTTGAATGGTTGTAGACCTTTCATAGGTGTGGATGGATGTCACTTGAAGACACAATATGGTGGTCAATTGTTGATAGCAGTAGGCAGAGATGCTAATGACCAATATTATCCTCTTGCTTTTGGCATTGTTGAAGTTGAGAACAAAGAATCATGGAGGTAG
- the LOC120579954 gene encoding uncharacterized protein, with translation MTCTCNFRQLVGIPCRHAIAAMGKRSQRPEDYVDDCYSRATYERCYSYGVSALNGEDMWPSVDVEEMLPPSYKRGPGRPKKLRRREPDEDGNGRKYKRQCIRYRCTKCGQSGHNNRSCKNEVVNPDAQKRKRKPPRNAATVENQDATVENQDAEIGNSDPIIAEPIIVEPDNTANGIPDVIIAEPAGKPTKPTVKPAKPTVKPAKLAKPTGKPTKPSAKLAKPTVKPAKLATPVNDKNPVNPVQPPSKKKSEIIYDVTQLKKKAATKLTWKGRTCCEGSTSKSTSKVLVYNFNHLRRSGRTCYFGPQPKEGAPGTVESNPIEVGVEDNGELTQEN, from the exons ATGACTTGTACTTGTAACTTCAGGCAGCTAGTAGGTATTCCCTGTAGGCATGCTATTGCTGCAATGGGTAAAAGGTCTCAGAGACCTGAGGATTATGTTGATGACTGTTATTCTAGAGCAACCTATGAAAGATGCTATAGTTATGGTGTAAGTGCACTTAATGGTGAAGATATGTGGCCAAGTGTGGATGTGGAAGAGATGTTGCCACCTTCTTATAAGAGAGGACCTGGAAGgccaaaaaaattaagaagaagaGAACCTGATGAAGATGGAAATGGTAGAAAATACAAGAGGCAATGTATTAGATACAGATGCACAAAGTGTGGTCAGTCAGGACATAATAACAGATCATGCAAAAATGAAGTTGTTAATCCAGATGCACAGAAAAGgaag AGGAAGCCACCAAGGAATGCAGCAACTGTGGAAAACCAAGATGCAACTGTGGAGAACCAAGATGCAGAAATTGGAAATTCAGATCCTATCATTGCTGAACCTATCATTGTTGAACCAGACAACACTGCAAATGGAATTCCAGATGTTATCATTGCTGAACCTGCTGGAAAGCCTACTAAGCCAACTGTTAAACCTGCTAAGCCAACTGTTAAACCTGCAAAGCTTGCAAAGCCAACTGGAAAACCTACTAAGCCATCTGCTAAGCTTGCAAAGCCAACTGTTAAACCTGCAAAGCTTGCAACACCTGTTAATGACAAGAACCCTGTTAACCCTGTTCAGCCTCCATCAAAG aAAAAATCAGAGATAATCTATGATGTTACTCAACTCAAAAAGAAGGCAGCCACCAAATTGACATGGAAAGGAAGGACTTGTTGTGAAGGATCTACATCAAAATCAACTTCCAAAGTGCTAGTTTACAATTTCAATCATCTTAGAAGGAGTGGGAGGACATGTTACTTTGGACCACAACCAAAGGAAGGTGCACCAGGAACTGTTGAATCAAATCCTATTGAAGTTGGAGTAGAAGATAATGGGGAACTAACTCAGGAGAACTAG
- the LOC112421093 gene encoding uncharacterized protein — translation MSSSRGGYSGSRGSQSYSTSRFRASYTQGCRCSHRHISENDVDSLPVILPACGCTLPMKAYIANTDANQGWMFWRCRNWNSKTMCTCNLYIWDDDIIPGVTTMIEVTPAIDSSMDGRKNQVCSKCENIDEVMKAFESNEIAKWKTKYGDENKKVKWMSLIMIIN, via the exons ATGTCAAGTAGCAGAGGTGGGTATTCAGGAAGTAGAGGGTCACAGTCGTATTCGACTTCAAGATTTAGAGCAAGTTACACTCAAGGTTGTCGTTGTAGTCACCGTCATATCTCGGAAAATGATGTTGATTCGTTGCCAGTTATCCTACCAGCTTGTGGCTGCACTTTACCAATGAAGGCTTACATTGCCAACACTGATGCGAATCAAGGTTGGATGTTTTGGAGGTGTCGTAACTGGAACAGCAAG ACTATGTGTACCTGCAACTTGTACATCTGGGACGATGATATTATACCTGGTGTTACAACAATGATCGAAGTTACACCTGCAATAGATAGTTCAATGGATGGAAGGAAAAATCAAGTTTGCAGCAAATGTGAAAACATTGATGAAGTTATGAAGGCATTCGAGTCGAATGAAATTGCGAaatggaagacaaaatatgggGATGAGAATAAGAAGGTTAAATGGATGTCATTGATCATGATCATTAACTGA
- the LOC11444044 gene encoding aquaporin SIP1-2 — protein MGVIKSAIGDAILTSIFVFFISTLRILSTKTSLFLNLQPLSLPGLFITTILNTIIILTISLIGRILGGASFNPSSTISFYTLGLRPDSSLLSFAIRFPAQAIGGAIGIKSILQVIPTEYKDMVKGPSLKVDLHTGAIAEGVLTFTHNFVILLVMLKGPKNPWLKVYLLSVATLVLVIIGSGYTGPSMNPANAFGWAYMNNKHNTWEQFYVFWICPLIGASSAAMVYRFLFMSPVKEKKA, from the coding sequence atgggagtGATTAAATCAGCCATAGGAGATGCAATTCTAACatcaatatttgttttcttcatcTCAACATTAAGAATTCTCTCTACAAAAACATCTCTTTTTCTCAACCTTCAACCACTTTCACTACCAGGCTTATTCATCACAACCATCCTAAACACAATAATCATCCTCACAATAAGCCTTATTGGAAGAATCTTAGGTGGTGCTAGTTTTAACCCTTCATCCACAATTTCCTTCTACACATTAGGACTAAGACCAGATTCATCTCTTCTATCTTTTGCCATAAGGTTTCCTGCTCAAGCAATAGGTGGAGCTATTGGCATCAAATCCATCCTTCAAGTTATACCAACAGAATACAAAGACATGGTGAAAGGTCCATCTTTGAAGGTTGATTTGCATACAGGTGCTATTGCTGAAGGGGTTTTGACTTTTACTCATAACTTTGTTATTCTTCTTGTTATGCTTAAGGGTCCTAAAAATCCTTGGTTGAAGGTTTATTTGCTTTCTGTGGCTACTTTGGTTTTGGTTATTATAGGTTCTGGCTACACTGGACCTTCTATGAACCCTGCTAATGCATTTGGTTGGGCTTATATGAACAATAAGCACAATACTTGGGagcaattttatgttttttggaTATGTCCTTTAATTGGTGCTAGTTCTGCTGCTATGGTTTATCGGTTTCTATTTATGTCACCAGTTAAGGAGAAGAAAGCTTGA
- the LOC11444667 gene encoding L-ascorbate oxidase homolog — protein MGYSKQCYVLLLVVLLVACANGEDPYRFYNWNVTYGDIYPLGVKQQGILINGQFPGPQIESVTNDNLIINVFNSLDEPFLISWNGVLQRRNSWQDGVYGTNCPISPGQNFTYILQVKDQIGSYFYFPSLAFHKAAGGYGGFTIASRSVIPVPFDPPSGDYTILAGDWYKRNHTDLRAILDSGSDLPFPDGLVINGRGSNAYTFAVDQGKTYRFRISNVGITTSINFRIQGHKIKLVEVEGSHTLQNTYDSLDIHLGQTYSVLVTADQPPHDYYIVVTTRFTSQVLNASSILHYSNSAGSVSGPLPGGPTTEIDWSVEQARSLRRNLTASGPRPNPQGSYHYGMINTTRTIRLQNSAPIINGKQRYAVNGVSFIPADTPLKLADHFNIQGVFSLGSIPDNPTGGGGYLQTSVMAADFRGFVEVVFENPEDTLQSWHIDGHSFFVVGMDGGQWSAASRLNYNLRDTIARSTVQVYPKSWTALYMPLDNVGMWNVRSENWARQYLGHQFYLRVYSSTNSLRDEYPIPSNALQCGKAVGHHN, from the exons atggGTTACTCCAAACAATGTTATGTCTTGTTGTTGGTAGTGTTACTTGTTGCATGTGCAAATGGAGAAGATCCTTATAGGTTTTACAATTGGAATGTTACATATGGAGATATTTATCCACTTGGAGTTAAACAACAG GGGATTTTGATAAATGGACAATTTCCTGGGCCACAGATTGAGTCAGTGACTAATGATAATTTGATTATCAATGTTTTTAATAGCTTGGATGAACCTTTCCTCATTTCTTG GAATGGAGTGCTACAGAGGAGAAACTCATGGCAGGATGGAGTGTATGGTACAAATTGTCCAATCTCTCCAGGACAGAACTTCACTTATATTCTTCAAGTAAAAGATCAGATTGGTAGCTATTTCTACTTTCCTTCCCTTGCATTTCACAAGGCAGCAGGTGGTTATGGCGGTTTCACAATCGCTAGTCGCTCCGTGATTCCCGTACCTTTCGATCCTCCATCCGGAGATTACACCATATTGGCAGGAGATTGGTACAAAAGAAATCACACA GATTTGAGAGCCATTTTAGATAGCGGAAGTGATCTTCCTTTCCCGGATGGACTTGTCATCAATGGTCGCGGTTCCAATGCTTACACATTCGCGGTTGATCAAG GCAAGACTTACAGATTCCGGATATCAAATGTGGGGATTACCACATCAATCAATTTCAGAATCCAAGGGCATAAGATAAAGCTTGTTGAGGTGGAAGGAAGTCACACTCTGCAAAACACTTATGACTCACTTGACATTCATTTGGGGCAGACGTATTCTGTATTGGTTACTGCTGATCAACCACCACATGACTACTACATTGTTGTCACAACAAGGTTCACGTCACAGGTGCTGAATGCTTCATCGATTCTTCATTATAGTAACTCGGCAGGAAGTGTTTCTGGTCCTCTTCCTGGTGGACCAACCACTGAAATCGATTGGTCCGTTGAACAAGCTCGGTCTCTAAg GAGGAATCTTACAGCAAGTGGACCAAGACCAAATCCACAAGGATCCTACCATTATGGAATGATAAACACAACACGTACAATTAGACTTCAAAATTCTGCTCCAATTATCAATGGAAAACAAAGATATGCTGTCAACGGTGTGTCATTTATTCCTGCTGATACACCACTCAAACTAGCTGATCACTTCAACATCCAAGGGGTGTTTTCACTTGGAAGTATCCCGGACAATCCCACCGGAGGTGGTGGTTATCTTCAGACTTCTGTCATGGCAGCCGATTTTCGAGGTTTTGTGGAGGTTGTGTTTGAGAATCCTGAAGACACTTTGCAATCATGGCACATTGATGGACATAGCTTCTTTGTAGTAGG GATGGATGGAGGACAATGGTCAGCTGCAAGCAGACTAAATTACAACTTAAGAGATACAATTGCTCGTAGTACAGTTCAG GTGTATCCAAAGTCATGGACTGCACTGTACATGCCATTGGATAATGTGGGAATGTGGAATGTGAGGTCTGAGAATTGGGCAAGACAATATTTGGGCCACCAATTTTATCTTAGAGTGTATTCATCTACAAATTCATTGAGAGATGAGTACCCTATTCCAAGCAATGCACTTCAGTGTGGCAAGGCAGTGGGCCACCACAATTAG